A genomic window from Denticeps clupeoides chromosome 11, fDenClu1.1, whole genome shotgun sequence includes:
- the LOC114799910 gene encoding mitogen-activated protein kinase kinase kinase kinase 1-like — MEYCEGSIKHLYKEAGAFSDHQIAFVCRETLKGLAYLHQMKVIHSDVKGDNIMVGRQGAIKIGDLGSGINFSDMDRRRNVSGTPHWMAPEVIVAVTKGPFNCLCDIWSLGITAIEMAEKKPPNTDMKVDRLFAEISSENFKPPTLKAEKYRSEMFASFLKACLKEKAQNRPSAEELLSHTFVAQSHLSCSLLLELLDWLKQDPHPPASLEVDRPENQPPDQKEEEGKDCSRPQDNRNDVNLEDASRDAEPGIISDVDLDSPSRLESPQQQEPQVTPKEGQEDPARQLPCSSDPPAQHEELVYRPPCAVPAERPRRRHRFRKRLTRLLNYIPKLFRRLSCYRNN; from the exons ATGGAGTACTGCGAGGGCTCCATCAAACATCTTTACAAAG AAGCTGGTGCCTTTAGTGACCACCAAATAGCATTTGTGTGCAGAGAGACACTGAAG ggactCGCTTATCTGCACCAAATGAAGGTGATCCACAGCGACGTGAAAGGCGACAACATCATGGTTGGCAGGCAGGGTGCAAtaaaaattg gtgacttgggatcAGGAATCAACTTCAGCGACatggacagaagaagaaatgtcTCTGGTACTCCCCACTG GATGGCCCCGGAGGTGATTGTCGCCGTGACCAAAGGACCCTTCAACTGTCTCTGTGACATCTGGTCACTGGGCATCACTGCTATTGAAATGGCAGAAAAGAAACCTCCCAATACCGATATGAAGGTCGACAG GCTTTTTGCAGAAATATCATCTGAAAACTTTAAGCCACCAACACTAAAGGCCGAAAAATATAG GTCCGAGATGTTCGCCAGCTTTCTTAAAGCCTGCCTGAAGGAGAAAGCTCAGAACAGACCCAGTGCAGAGGAGCTGCTCTCA cACACATTTGTGGCTCAGTCACACTTATCCTGCAGtctcctgctggagctgcttgATTGGCTGAAGCAGGACCCCCACCCACCGGCCTCCCTAGAAGTCGATCGGCCAGAAAACCAGCCCCCAgaccagaaggaggaggagggcaaggACTGCAGCCGCCCACAGGACAACAGAAACGATGTCAACTTGGAG GATGCCTCCAGAGATGCTGAGCCTGGAATCATTTCAGATGTGGACCTGGACAGTCCTTCACGGTTGGAGTCTCCTCAGCAGCAGGAACCACAAGTCACCCCAAAAGAAGGACAAGAAGATCCTGCGAGACAGCTGCCCTGCTCCAGTGACCCTCCAGCACAACATGAAGAACTGGTTTACAGGCCACCTTGCGCAGTGCCGGCTGAGCGTccacgccgccgccaccgcttcCGCAAGCGCCTGACacgtttattaaattatattccaaAATTGTTCCGCCGCCTCTCTTGTTACCGGAATAACTAA
- the LOC114799898 gene encoding mitogen-activated protein kinase kinase kinase kinase 1-like: MHQTRAERNTTDRQRASAEQHQQPAVEAALQRREKMTTNNMEILQILGTGSFGRVWKVKNKETQELLAVKMIRFPGKNPERRLQETHILERCHHPNIVGFKDSFIVNNLLWICMEYCEGSIKHLYKEAGAFSDHQIAFVCRETLKGLAYLHQMKVIHSDVKGDNIMVGRQGAIKIGDLGSGINFSDMDRRRNVSGTPHWMAPEVIVAVTKGPFNCLCDIWSLGITAIEMAEKKPPNTDMKVDRLFAEISSEHFKPPTLKAEKYRSEMFASFLKACLKKKAQNRPSAEELLSHTFVAQSHLSCSLLLELLDWLKQDPHPPASLEVDRPENQPPDQKEEEGKDCSRPQDNRNDVNLEDAPRDAEPGIVSDVDLDSPSRLESPQQQEPQVTPKEGQEDPARQLPCSSDPPAQHEELVYRPPCAVPAERPRRRHRFRKRLTHFLNYIPKLFRRLSCYRNN, translated from the exons ATGCACCAGACGAG AGCAGAACGGAACACCACCGACCGCCAGAGGGCGTCAGCggagcagcaccagcag CCAGCAGTTGAAGCAGCTCTGCAGCGGAGGGAGAAGATGACCACCAACAACATGGAAATTCTTCAGATCCTGGGGACAGGATCATTTGGCAGAGTGTGGAAG gttaaGAATAAAGAGACACAGGAGCTTTTAGCTGTGAAGATGATTCGGTTTCCAGGAAAGAACCCAGAACGGCGCTTGCAAGAGACCCACATTCTGGAGCGATGCCATCATCCCAATATTGTGGGATTCAAAGACAGCTTCATAGT AAACAATCTCCTGTGGATCTGCATGGAGTACTGCGAGGGTTCCATCAAACATCTTTACAAAG AAGCTGGTGCCTTTAGTGACCACCAAATAGCATTTGTGTGCAGAGAGACACTGAAG ggactCGCTTATCTGCACCAAATGAAGGTGATCCACAGCGACGTGAAAGGCGACAACATCATGGTTGGCAGGCAGGGTGCAAtaaaaattg GTGACTTGGGATCAGGAATCAACTTCAGCGACatggacagaagaagaaatgtcTCTGGTACTCCCCACTG GATGGCCCCGGAGGTGATTGTCGCCGTGACCAAAGGACCCTTCAACTGTCTCTGTGACATCTGGTCACTGGGCATCACTGCTATTGAAATGGCAGAAAAGAAACCTCCCAATACCGATATGAAGGTCGACAG gctttttgcagaaatATCATCTGAACACTTTAAGCCACCAACACTAAAGGCCGAAAAATATAG GTCCGAGATGTTCGCCAGCTTTCTTAAAGCCTGCCTGAAGAAGAAAGCTCAGAACAGACCCAGTGCAGAGGAACTGCTCTCA cACACATTTGTGGCTCAGTCACACTTATCCTGCAGtctcctgctggagctgcttgATTGGCTGAAGCAGGACCCCCACCCACCGGCCTCCCTAGAAGTCGATCGGCCAGAAAACCAGCCCCCAgaccagaaggaggaggagggcaaggACTGCAGCCGCCCACAGGACAACAGAAACGATGTCAACTTGGAG GATGCACCCAGAGATGCTGAGCCTGGAATCGTTTCAGATGTGGACCTGGACAGTCCTTCACGGTTGGAGTCTCCTCAGCAGCAGGAACCACAAGTCACCCCAAAAGAAGGACAAGAAGATCCTGCGAGACAGCTGCCCTGCTCCAGTGACCCTCCAGCACAACATGAAGAACTGGTTTACAGGCCACCTTGCGCAGTGCCGGCTGAGCGTccacgccgccgccaccgcttcCGCAAGCGCCTGACACATTTCTTAAATTATATTCCAAAATTGTTCCGCCGCCTCTCTTGTTACCGAAATAACTAA
- the LOC114799611 gene encoding leucine-rich repeat and fibronectin type-III domain-containing protein 5-like: MTPVVLFMNNVGHLNSTVFNSDSLSSVTSLTLTNNGITDMSPRALHAFQQLINLKLDGNHLAKINHTWFSHPEKLQNITLYNNSLEAVDQADLSNFTGLISLNLSRNHIHTISRGSFSALHKLAHLDLSVNRLMHLNPMALNHLKFTKVRLDGNPWDCSCGRLLFGEFVVFLKGLQNASCLENETAVTCSTPAVLRGRPVWNISCLQLDVFVPSTTPHTPVVGLTIGYPGLISLIGGSRSPGDDNLLLDNEYAFIDLLHEVVENQGRWTRERWKQTHTNKQRTKR, translated from the exons ATGACCCCTGTTGTCCTTTTCATGAACAATGTGGGTCACCTCAACTCCACAGTGTTCAACAGCGACTCTCTATCATCGGTGACTAGCCTCACATTGACCAACAATGGGATCACCGACATGTCCCCCAGAGCCCTTCATGCCTTCCAGCAGCTCATAAACCTAAAGTTGGATGGAAACCACTTGgcaaaaataaaccacacatgGTTCAGCCACcctgaaaaattacaaaatatcacTTTGTACAACAACAGTCTAGAGGCTGTAGATCAGGCAGATCTGTCCAACTTCACAGGCCTAATCAGTCTTAATTTGTCTCGTAACCACATTCACACCATTTCTCGAGGAAGCTTCAGCGCTCTCCACAAATTAGCCCATTTAGACCTTTCAGTCAACCGCCTGATGCATCTGAATCCAATGGCCCTGAACCACTTAAAGTTCACCAAGGTACGCCTAGATGGAAATCCTTGGGACTGTTCCTGTGGAAGGTTGCTCTTTGGGGAGTTTGTTGTCTTCTTGAAAG GTTTACAGAACGCCTCTTGTCTGGAGAACGAGACCGCAGTAACCTGCTCGACTCCAGCTGTGCTTAGGGGACGTCCAGTCTGGAACATCTCATGTCTGCAACTTGATGTCTTTGTGCCaagcaccacaccacacacaccagttgtGGGGTTAACTATTGGATACCCAGGACTTATTTCTCTCATCG GTGGCTCCCGATCCCCTGGAGATGACAATCTGCTGCTGGACAACGAGTATGCGTTTATTGATCTCCTCCACGAGGTGGTGGAGAACCAGGGCCGGTGGACCAGAGAACGGTGGAAgcaaactcacacaaacaagcagaggacaaagcGATAA
- the LOC114799612 gene encoding calmodulin-regulated spectrin-associated protein 1-B-like, which produces MVALLDKMKEEERQLGTERHSAGQHGVSFGSQPESFPGLSRNSSRTTERDWDNGSTASSITSTSMAEYTGPKLFKEPSAKSNKPIIHNAISHCCLAGKVNEAQKNSILEELEKCESNHLMILFRDGGCQFRALYSYFPDTEEIQKLTGTGPKNISKKMIDKLYKYSSDRKQFTVIPAKTVSVSVDALTIHNHLWQVKRPAGPKKNMSGK; this is translated from the exons ATGGTGGCGCTGCTGGAtaagatgaaggaggaggagaggcagcttGGGACTGAGAGACACTCAGCAGGACAACATGGGGTTTCATTTGGTTCTCA acctgagtctTTCCCTGGCCTTAGCCGCAACTCCAGCCGGACAACTGAGAGGGACTGGGACAATGGCTCAACTGCGTCTTCCATAACTTCCACCTCCATGGCTGAATATACTG gtccaaaacttttcaaggaacCAAGTGCAAAATCAAACAAGCCAATCATTCACAATGCCATCTCTCATTGCTGTTTGGCTGGGAAAGTAAATGAAGCTCAGAAAAACTCAATCCTCGAG GAGCTAGAAAAGTGTGAATCAAACCACCTTATGATCCTGTTCCGTGATGGTGGCTGTCAGTTCCGAGCTCTCTACTCCTACTTCCCTGACACGGAAGAGATCCAGAAGTTGACAGGCACCGGGCCCAAGAACATCAGCAAAAAAATGATTGACAAGCTGTACAAGTACAGCTCAGACCGCAAGCAGTTCACAGTCATCCCTGCCAAAACGGTGTCTGTCAGCGTGGATGCCCTCACCATCCACAACCACCTGTGGCAGGTCAAGAGACCGGCTGGGCCCAAGAAGAATATGAGTGGGAAATGA